A stretch of Methanobrevibacter sp. YE315 DNA encodes these proteins:
- a CDS encoding tetratricopeptide repeat protein, giving the protein MPILSFSSNDIDVITGKKTRTIRKAWKTPLKVGDRLYCYWNLVSKEKMKIFEAFVTAIEDISFEEILGNDELAREEGFKDSDDMLREFKKMYGGRIDPNEKFQIIYFEKINIDDWKGDKIDEKAMITKRADILFDSGKFDKSTMCYDAALRLDPHDVYLLNKQGDNLSRLGKFIEAIECYDKALEIEPDNIYILNNKAIALLNSGNINEALKISNIAYNYRPSSPIVLYWRGFILEMLGRYDDALKVYDKLIVIDGENPEVWNSRGNLLTDMGMLEEAIESFDKAVEVCLDDSEMDASAINRMGNAYIDLGKLDEALECFNKAISLEKYNIDFLLNKGVVLMELGQFEEAVDSFNMVLLRNPDNEDAFFLKEECLEYF; this is encoded by the coding sequence ATGCCAATTTTATCATTTTCAAGCAATGATATTGATGTTATCACTGGTAAGAAAACCAGAACTATACGTAAAGCATGGAAGACACCGCTTAAAGTTGGAGACAGACTTTATTGCTATTGGAATTTGGTTTCCAAAGAAAAAATGAAGATTTTTGAAGCTTTTGTCACAGCTATTGAAGACATTTCATTTGAGGAAATTTTAGGTAATGACGAATTGGCCCGTGAAGAGGGTTTTAAAGATTCCGATGACATGCTTAGAGAATTCAAAAAGATGTACGGCGGAAGAATTGATCCTAATGAAAAGTTTCAGATTATATATTTTGAAAAAATCAACATAGATGATTGGAAAGGCGACAAGATTGATGAAAAGGCAATGATTACTAAACGTGCAGACATCCTTTTTGACAGCGGTAAGTTCGATAAATCCACAATGTGTTATGACGCCGCTTTGAGGCTTGACCCTCATGATGTCTATCTGCTTAACAAGCAGGGAGATAATCTCTCCAGGCTCGGAAAATTCATTGAAGCCATTGAATGTTATGATAAGGCTTTGGAAATAGAGCCGGATAACATTTATATCTTAAATAACAAGGCTATTGCTCTTCTAAATTCCGGAAATATTAATGAGGCATTAAAAATCAGCAATATTGCATATAATTACAGGCCAAGCAGTCCGATAGTGTTGTATTGGAGAGGTTTTATTTTAGAAATGCTTGGCAGATATGATGATGCTTTAAAAGTTTATGATAAGCTCATTGTTATCGACGGCGAAAATCCTGAAGTGTGGAACTCCCGCGGCAATCTGTTAACTGACATGGGAATGCTTGAGGAAGCTATCGAATCTTTCGATAAGGCAGTTGAAGTATGTTTGGATGATTCTGAAATGGATGCTTCAGCAATCAATAGGATGGGCAATGCATATATTGATTTGGGAAAGCTTGATGAGGCTTTGGAATGTTTTAATAAGGCAATATCTTTGGAAAAATATAATATTGACTTTTTATTGAATAAAGGTGTTGTTTTAATGGAATTAGGTCAATTTGAAGAAGCTGTTGATAGTTTCAATATGGTATTGCTTAGAAATCCTGATAATGAGGATGCATTTTTCTTAAAAGAAGAATGTTTGGAATATTTTTAA
- a CDS encoding methanogenesis marker 8 protein — protein sequence MAKDKHVIEALGKVHVVIENGEITEVGSSDVKYCPMFHAMHGVEELNEEFIRKNINFRIKDFGMCTPQRIIEMDDVVTVGISEILKTNMENGNIDCVVGACEGSGTVIMTNPRVVQGVGARVSGLISTTPIPEVIKNLEDKGSVVLNPETAELNQLEGLKLALDKGFKNIAITILPSPMIEEIRNYPVDDDVNVYIFVAHTTGASPDEVKMLFDNADIVTACASKAISDYADKYQPYYYGLKVPIFCASEDGRELLDNRLKKIGKPLTTNDYPRNKDDMPYKLI from the coding sequence ATGGCTAAGGATAAACATGTAATTGAAGCACTCGGAAAAGTTCATGTAGTTATCGAAAACGGAGAAATAACAGAAGTGGGTTCTTCAGATGTTAAATACTGCCCAATGTTTCATGCGATGCATGGGGTGGAGGAATTAAATGAGGAATTCATACGAAAAAACATTAATTTCAGAATAAAGGACTTCGGAATGTGCACACCTCAAAGGATAATTGAAATGGATGATGTGGTGACTGTAGGAATATCTGAAATCCTTAAAACTAACATGGAAAACGGCAATATCGATTGTGTTGTAGGGGCATGTGAAGGATCCGGAACAGTAATCATGACAAATCCCCGTGTTGTACAGGGCGTAGGGGCAAGAGTATCAGGTCTTATAAGCACAACACCAATACCTGAAGTCATTAAAAATCTTGAAGATAAGGGCAGTGTAGTGTTGAATCCTGAAACTGCAGAATTGAATCAGTTGGAAGGTCTGAAATTGGCTTTAGATAAAGGATTTAAGAATATTGCAATAACAATACTTCCTTCACCGATGATTGAGGAAATTAGAAATTATCCTGTTGATGATGATGTAAATGTCTATATTTTCGTTGCCCATACGACAGGTGCAAGTCCCGATGAAGTTAAAATGCTTTTTGACAATGCAGATATCGTAACAGCATGTGCATCAAAAGCTATTTCGGATTATGCTGATAAATATCAGCCATATTATTATGGTTTGAAGGTTCCAATATTCTGTGCAAGTGAAGATGGGCGCGAATTATTGGATAATAGACTTAAAAAGATAGGAAAACCCCTAACCACTAATGATTATCCAAGAAATAAAGATGATATGCCATATAAATTGATTTAA
- the glmM gene encoding phosphoglucosamine mutase, producing the protein MINKLGILNMSDKKRLFGTFGVRRTANDVLTPEFASRLAACYGSQIQGTVAVGGDTRTSTPMLKEAVKAGLLSSGCDVVDLGILPTPGVQFAVRKYYNGGVMITASHNPPMYNGIKFLDEDGIGIAEDMELAIERLYFDEEPIRVEYSKIGEIYNNDKIIEEYVDEAISKVDAEAIRNAKLKVVLDCGCGAGCYTAPYLIQKLGCELTTLHCQADGFFPGRDPEPIEENLSDLITVVKELNADIGIAHDGDADRTICIDENGNFVLGDKTFTLVEKQMLKENNGGTIVTTVATSQAIYDVAEEYNGNVIATAVGDLLVARKLKDEDGLFGGEENGGLIFPDFVYGRDAVMTVAKILEIIAKEKKTLSELVCELPVYYAKKMKIECPDDQKEFVMSSIAEEIQKTTDFELDLTDGVKILKEDGWVIIRPSGTEPIFRCFAESDSQQKADEMTEWGISLIKKYKK; encoded by the coding sequence ATGATAAACAAATTAGGGATTTTAAATATGTCTGATAAAAAAAGATTATTTGGAACATTTGGAGTTAGAAGAACAGCTAATGATGTTTTAACTCCTGAATTCGCATCTAGACTTGCGGCTTGTTATGGTTCACAGATTCAAGGAACAGTTGCTGTAGGAGGAGACACCAGAACCTCAACACCTATGCTAAAAGAAGCTGTAAAAGCAGGACTTTTATCTTCTGGTTGTGATGTTGTGGATTTAGGAATACTTCCAACACCAGGTGTTCAATTTGCGGTTCGTAAATATTACAACGGGGGAGTTATGATTACCGCTTCACATAATCCTCCAATGTATAACGGAATTAAATTTTTAGATGAGGATGGAATCGGAATTGCAGAAGATATGGAACTTGCAATTGAAAGATTATACTTCGATGAAGAACCTATCAGAGTCGAATATTCTAAAATCGGAGAAATATACAATAACGACAAAATAATCGAGGAATACGTTGATGAAGCAATATCTAAAGTGGATGCTGAAGCAATCAGAAACGCTAAATTAAAGGTTGTTCTAGACTGTGGATGTGGAGCAGGCTGTTATACCGCACCTTATCTAATTCAAAAGTTAGGCTGTGAATTAACAACACTGCATTGCCAAGCTGATGGATTTTTCCCGGGACGTGACCCTGAACCGATTGAAGAAAACTTAAGCGATTTAATAACTGTAGTAAAGGAATTGAATGCGGACATCGGTATTGCTCATGACGGAGATGCTGATAGAACCATCTGCATCGATGAGAATGGAAATTTCGTTTTGGGAGATAAGACATTTACCCTTGTTGAAAAGCAGATGCTTAAAGAGAATAACGGAGGCACTATCGTCACTACTGTTGCAACATCCCAAGCTATATATGATGTTGCAGAGGAATACAACGGGAATGTAATAGCTACTGCAGTTGGAGACCTGCTTGTAGCACGTAAACTTAAAGATGAAGATGGATTATTCGGTGGAGAAGAAAACGGAGGCTTGATTTTCCCGGACTTCGTTTATGGAAGAGATGCCGTGATGACCGTTGCCAAAATATTGGAAATCATTGCTAAAGAGAAAAAGACACTATCTGAACTGGTTTGTGAACTTCCGGTTTATTATGCCAAAAAGATGAAAATCGAATGTCCTGATGATCAAAAAGAGTTTGTTATGTCAAGCATTGCAGAAGAGATTCAAAAAACAACTGATTTCGAATTAGATCTTACTGACGGTGTTAAAATTCTAAAAGAAGATGGTTGGGTAATCATAAGACCATCTGGAACTGAACCGATATTCAGATGCTTTGCCGAGTCAGATTCCCAGCAGAAGGCTGATGAAATGACAGAATGGGGAATCAGTTTAATTAAAAAATATAAAAAATAA
- a CDS encoding ATP-dependent DNA ligase, giving the protein MKYQELVDVYSALEATTKRLEKTEIIAEYLKKLDSDTIEKVGLLILGAVFPAWSSEEIGIGGKLVERAVAEAVGTTPSTVEDAVRDEGDIGLACVKLYAKKSQMTFFSQPLTIDFVFNSLRKLSTISGSRSTNRKIAILLELLSQASATEAKYLTRTITEELRIGVGDGVVRDAIAQAFDIDKAIVERAQMLTNDFSVVARTAKEEGSAGLEKLNLTPGTPVKPMLAQLAPPLNEIIPEMGMAICDTKYDGIRLQVHRSGDEINIFTRRLENITHALPEIVELFDEHLPHEDYIVEGEVIATRNGKPLPFQNILHRVRRKYNVEEAMENVPLKLYLFDVLYYKVPMIDEPLKTRREVLEEIVDVSVDEMNLSNMIIGTEDNIPEIQELFETSIQEGHEGIMIKDSTAPYIPGLRGKKMLKFKAEPETLDMVVIGGTYGKGKRGDFVGSYLVALRDENDDFKSVAYAATGLDDATLEYLTGKMKEIEISTKGKEIIVEPKIVLEIAFSEIVESPEYETGYSLRFPVVKNIRKDKGPMDADTVERLISMYNTGN; this is encoded by the coding sequence ATGAAATACCAAGAATTAGTAGATGTCTACTCAGCTTTAGAGGCAACTACAAAAAGACTAGAGAAAACTGAAATAATAGCGGAATACCTGAAAAAATTGGATTCAGATACCATTGAAAAAGTAGGACTTCTAATTTTAGGTGCCGTATTTCCAGCTTGGAGTTCAGAAGAAATTGGAATTGGCGGAAAATTAGTGGAAAGAGCAGTTGCAGAAGCTGTTGGAACTACACCCTCCACAGTTGAAGATGCAGTTCGTGATGAAGGAGATATTGGGCTAGCATGCGTCAAATTATATGCTAAAAAATCCCAAATGACCTTTTTCTCACAGCCTTTAACAATCGACTTTGTCTTCAATAGCTTGCGCAAATTATCCACAATCAGCGGTTCAAGATCCACCAATCGTAAAATAGCAATCTTATTAGAGTTATTAAGTCAGGCAAGTGCAACAGAAGCCAAATACTTAACCCGTACCATTACTGAAGAATTAAGAATCGGTGTAGGGGACGGAGTGGTCCGGGATGCAATAGCACAGGCATTTGACATTGATAAGGCCATTGTTGAAAGAGCACAAATGCTTACAAACGATTTTTCAGTGGTTGCAAGAACCGCAAAAGAAGAAGGTAGTGCAGGTTTAGAAAAACTTAATCTAACCCCCGGAACACCTGTCAAGCCAATGCTGGCGCAGCTTGCACCCCCATTGAATGAGATTATTCCTGAAATGGGTATGGCAATCTGTGATACAAAATATGACGGCATCAGGCTGCAGGTTCATAGAAGCGGTGATGAAATCAACATATTTACCCGCAGGCTCGAAAACATCACACATGCCCTTCCAGAAATCGTTGAGCTATTTGATGAGCATTTACCTCATGAGGACTATATTGTGGAAGGTGAAGTGATAGCTACAAGAAACGGCAAGCCCCTGCCTTTCCAAAACATATTGCATCGTGTCAGAAGAAAATACAATGTTGAAGAAGCAATGGAAAATGTCCCATTAAAATTATACTTATTTGACGTGCTTTACTATAAAGTTCCAATGATTGACGAACCTTTAAAAACAAGAAGGGAAGTGTTGGAAGAAATTGTTGACGTTTCTGTCGATGAAATGAATCTAAGCAACATGATTATTGGAACAGAAGACAACATCCCCGAAATCCAAGAGTTGTTCGAAACATCAATACAGGAAGGTCATGAAGGAATAATGATAAAGGATTCCACCGCACCATATATTCCTGGACTTAGAGGCAAAAAAATGCTTAAATTCAAAGCGGAACCTGAAACCTTAGATATGGTTGTCATTGGAGGAACCTACGGTAAAGGTAAAAGAGGAGACTTTGTCGGGTCATACCTAGTGGCTTTAAGGGATGAAAATGATGATTTTAAAAGTGTGGCTTATGCCGCAACAGGTCTTGATGATGCCACTTTAGAATATCTGACCGGGAAAATGAAAGAAATTGAAATCTCAACAAAGGGAAAGGAAATTATTGTCGAGCCAAAAATAGTCCTGGAAATCGCATTTTCAGAAATCGTCGAATCTCCTGAATATGAAACCGGATACTCCTTGAGATTCCCTGTTGTTAAAAATATAAGAAAAGATAAAGGTCCGATGGATGCGGACACTGTTGAGAGGTTAATTTCCATGTACAATACTGGAAATTAA
- a CDS encoding exodeoxyribonuclease VII large subunit, translated as MEITDDKLLKIALITSLIGIIGLILFTPTIEVKKVDISDITRSMIDEKICINGVITDISQSSSKSNYFLTINDGESQITLIIFEKQVAEIQSKNLDIEDFKDRKVEVTGTVTEYKSNLELILSSGDSLRIIV; from the coding sequence ATGGAAATTACAGATGATAAACTATTGAAAATAGCTTTAATAACCTCTCTTATTGGAATAATCGGACTAATCCTATTTACTCCAACGATTGAAGTTAAAAAAGTGGATATCTCAGATATCACAAGGTCCATGATTGACGAAAAGATATGTATTAATGGAGTTATAACCGACATTTCACAGTCAAGCTCAAAAAGCAATTATTTTTTAACCATCAACGATGGTGAAAGCCAAATAACCCTAATCATATTCGAAAAGCAGGTAGCTGAAATTCAATCAAAAAACTTGGATATTGAGGACTTTAAAGACCGTAAAGTTGAGGTTACAGGAACGGTCACGGAATACAAATCCAATTTAGAATTGATTTTATCCAGTGGAGACAGTTTAAGAATTATTGTCTAA
- a CDS encoding CDC48 family AAA ATPase, translating to MAKNEITLKVAEAISQKDVGQGVARLDPNVMDDLNIKERDLIEIVGEKRTAAIALPSQTDIGLGVIRIDGLVRKNSGATIGGEVTVKKTKATEAKKVVLAPIENNIRVQGDVRGLFAGKVMVQGDIIGSQIRAPKPSMNMSFGSLFDELMDFTPTMKEIKFAVISTNPKDIVIVGPNTEVQLHESPVDVSKIEGVGNLVDVSYEDIGGLKDEVKKVREMIEIPLKRPELFEKLGIAPPKGVLMHGPPGTGKTLLAKAVASESDAHFIAINGPEIMSKYVGGSEENLREYFEEAEENSPSIIFIDELDAIAPKREETNGEVERRTVAQLLTLMDGLKSRGQVVVIGATNRPDSLDPALRRPGRFDREIEIGVPDSEERKEVLEIHTRNMPLAEDVDLDKIANTTHGFVGADLESLCKEAAMRVVRRILPEIQNDEEIPEEVMKKIVVTGDDFKSAQKEIQPSALREVLVQIPDIKWDDVGGLDDVKQELKEAVEWPLKHPDTFQRLGIRPPKGTLLYGIPGTGKTLLAKAVASESEANFISVKGPELLSKWVGESEKGVREVFRKAKQAAPTVIFFDEIDAIASARSGNDADSGVTKRVVNQLLTEMDGLEELEDVAIIAATNRPDILDAGLMRPGRFDRHIQVKEPDEEARISIFKVHTKNMPLAKDVDLKKLAKHTDGYVGADIEAVCREAAMLTLRENLEANEIPYKYFKEAIDKVKPGNNQEEQLVQYM from the coding sequence ATGGCAAAAAATGAAATTACTCTAAAAGTTGCAGAAGCAATTTCCCAAAAAGATGTTGGTCAAGGAGTCGCAAGACTTGATCCAAACGTAATGGATGACTTGAACATCAAAGAAAGGGACTTAATAGAAATCGTAGGAGAAAAAAGAACTGCAGCTATCGCTCTTCCTTCCCAAACCGATATTGGACTTGGAGTTATCAGAATTGACGGATTAGTACGTAAAAACTCAGGAGCAACTATCGGTGGAGAAGTCACAGTTAAAAAAACTAAAGCAACAGAAGCTAAAAAAGTTGTTTTAGCTCCAATTGAAAATAACATCCGTGTACAAGGAGATGTACGTGGTTTATTTGCAGGCAAAGTAATGGTGCAAGGAGATATCATTGGATCACAAATTAGAGCCCCAAAACCAAGTATGAACATGAGTTTCGGCAGCCTGTTTGATGAATTAATGGACTTCACACCTACAATGAAAGAAATCAAATTCGCAGTAATATCAACCAACCCAAAAGACATTGTAATCGTTGGTCCAAATACTGAAGTACAACTCCATGAAAGCCCGGTTGATGTAAGCAAAATCGAAGGAGTAGGAAATCTTGTAGATGTAAGCTACGAAGATATCGGCGGTCTTAAAGATGAAGTTAAAAAAGTAAGGGAAATGATTGAAATTCCTCTTAAAAGACCGGAACTCTTTGAAAAATTAGGTATTGCACCTCCAAAAGGAGTATTGATGCACGGCCCACCAGGTACCGGAAAAACATTACTTGCAAAAGCAGTAGCTAGCGAAAGTGATGCTCACTTCATTGCAATAAACGGACCTGAAATCATGAGCAAATATGTGGGCGGATCTGAAGAAAACCTAAGAGAATATTTCGAAGAAGCAGAAGAAAATTCTCCTTCAATCATATTTATCGATGAACTCGATGCAATTGCACCAAAAAGAGAAGAAACCAATGGAGAAGTTGAAAGAAGAACCGTTGCTCAACTTCTAACATTGATGGATGGTCTTAAATCCCGTGGCCAAGTAGTAGTGATTGGTGCAACTAACAGACCAGATTCTCTCGACCCAGCACTCAGGAGACCTGGAAGATTCGACCGTGAAATAGAAATCGGAGTACCTGATTCTGAAGAAAGAAAAGAGGTACTTGAAATCCACACAAGAAACATGCCTCTTGCAGAAGACGTAGATTTGGACAAAATTGCAAATACAACTCATGGATTTGTAGGAGCAGATCTCGAATCATTATGTAAAGAAGCTGCAATGAGAGTTGTTAGAAGAATCTTGCCGGAAATCCAAAACGATGAAGAGATTCCTGAAGAAGTAATGAAAAAAATAGTGGTTACTGGTGACGATTTCAAATCAGCACAAAAAGAAATTCAACCTTCCGCTTTAAGAGAAGTTCTCGTGCAAATCCCAGATATCAAATGGGATGATGTAGGTGGCCTTGACGATGTCAAACAGGAACTTAAAGAAGCTGTTGAATGGCCATTAAAACACCCTGATACCTTCCAACGCTTAGGAATAAGGCCTCCAAAAGGAACCTTGCTTTATGGAATTCCAGGAACCGGAAAAACATTATTAGCAAAAGCAGTAGCTAGCGAAAGTGAAGCAAACTTCATCTCAGTAAAAGGACCTGAACTTCTATCAAAATGGGTCGGGGAATCTGAAAAAGGCGTCAGAGAAGTATTTAGAAAAGCGAAACAAGCAGCACCAACAGTGATCTTTTTCGACGAAATTGATGCAATAGCCAGTGCACGTAGCGGAAATGACGCTGACAGCGGTGTAACTAAAAGAGTTGTAAACCAACTATTAACCGAAATGGACGGTTTAGAAGAACTTGAAGACGTAGCAATCATTGCTGCCACCAACAGACCAGACATTTTAGATGCTGGACTTATGAGACCTGGAAGATTTGACAGACACATCCAAGTTAAAGAACCTGATGAAGAAGCAAGAATTTCAATCTTTAAAGTCCACACTAAAAATATGCCGTTAGCAAAAGATGTTGACCTCAAAAAATTGGCAAAACACACCGATGGATATGTTGGTGCTGACATTGAAGCAGTTTGCAGAGAAGCAGCAATGTTGACTTTAAGAGAAAACCTCGAAGCTAATGAAATTCCATATAAATACTTTAAAGAAGCAATCGATAAAGTGAAACCTGGAAATAACCAGGAAGAACAGTTAGTTCAATACATGTAG
- the thiC gene encoding phosphomethylpyrimidine synthase: MTQKSEARKGNITPEMEFVAEYENIDVNKIAKLIDKGLVVIPKNINGHSKPCGIGEGLKTKINANIGSSSKIDDIELEINKAKLAQEYGADALMDLSTGSDLKLFRKKIMDAVEICIGTVPIYEAGVVTLGKNKEIIDMDPDDIFKAIENQAKEGVDFMTLHCGITKDLVQKLKDANRMMGIVSRGGTFMASWINHNDMENPLYENYDYLLELSYEYDITLSLGDGLRPGCLADASDIPQIQELVNLGGLVKRAQDANVQVMVEGPGHMPLNQIKANMEIQKTVCHGAPFYVLGPLVTDIAPGYDHITGAIGGAIAATAGANFLCYVTPAEHLSLPSLEDVKEGVIASKIAAEAADVAKGLDSAWTREKAMAKARREFDWEKQFELALDKSKPRTYRDKCELDDNEMCAMCGEYCAVKIAKGDF; the protein is encoded by the coding sequence TTGACTCAAAAAAGCGAAGCTCGAAAAGGCAATATCACTCCCGAAATGGAGTTTGTTGCCGAATATGAAAATATAGACGTGAATAAAATAGCTAAATTAATCGATAAAGGATTAGTTGTAATTCCTAAAAATATAAACGGACATTCAAAACCTTGCGGTATTGGCGAAGGATTGAAAACCAAAATTAATGCAAATATAGGATCATCATCTAAAATTGATGATATTGAACTTGAAATAAATAAGGCGAAACTAGCACAGGAATATGGTGCCGATGCTTTAATGGACTTGTCAACTGGTTCTGACTTGAAATTATTTAGAAAAAAAATCATGGATGCGGTAGAAATTTGCATTGGAACCGTGCCAATCTATGAAGCCGGAGTTGTCACTTTAGGCAAGAATAAGGAAATAATCGACATGGACCCTGACGATATTTTCAAGGCCATTGAAAATCAGGCAAAAGAAGGAGTGGACTTTATGACACTCCATTGCGGAATTACCAAAGATCTGGTTCAAAAACTAAAAGATGCAAACAGAATGATGGGCATTGTAAGCCGTGGAGGAACATTCATGGCTTCTTGGATTAACCATAACGATATGGAAAACCCATTATACGAAAATTACGATTATCTACTTGAATTATCCTATGAATACGACATCACATTATCATTAGGTGATGGCTTAAGGCCCGGTTGTTTAGCGGACGCAAGCGACATCCCTCAAATTCAAGAGCTTGTAAACCTTGGAGGCCTTGTTAAAAGAGCCCAAGATGCCAATGTGCAGGTTATGGTGGAAGGCCCCGGCCATATGCCATTAAATCAAATCAAGGCAAATATGGAAATTCAAAAAACAGTTTGTCACGGAGCCCCCTTTTATGTTTTAGGACCTCTTGTAACTGACATTGCACCCGGCTATGACCACATTACCGGAGCAATAGGTGGAGCAATAGCTGCAACTGCAGGCGCTAATTTCCTGTGTTATGTCACCCCTGCCGAACACCTGTCCCTTCCTAGCTTGGAAGATGTTAAGGAAGGAGTCATCGCATCAAAAATTGCAGCGGAAGCTGCTGATGTGGCAAAAGGCTTAGACTCAGCATGGACTCGTGAAAAAGCCATGGCAAAAGCCCGCAGAGAATTCGATTGGGAAAAACAATTTGAATTGGCATTAGACAAATCCAAACCAAGAACCTACAGGGACAAATGTGAACTTGACGATAATGAAATGTGTGCAATGTGTGGAGAATATTGTGCAGTAAAAATAGCTAAAGGCGATTTTTAA
- a CDS encoding queuosine precursor transporter has product MFENLTKTELYAMLAGVFTACLIISNIIAGKTFDFFSFILPCGVMIFPIIYIVNDVLAEVYGYDNARRVILLGFFMNLIAVICYNVTIWLPAPAFFENSQAFSIVLGSTFRLLIASFAAYLVGSIVNAKTMVYLKKWDDDKLFFRCIVSTLFGEGLDAIIFIIIGFVGTMPLEALVMMIVVQALFKTIYEIIVYPITRIVITNVKKLPEI; this is encoded by the coding sequence ATGTTTGAAAATTTGACTAAAACGGAATTATATGCAATGTTGGCGGGTGTTTTCACTGCATGTCTGATTATTTCAAATATCATTGCAGGAAAGACATTCGATTTCTTTTCATTCATATTGCCTTGTGGCGTAATGATATTTCCTATTATTTACATTGTTAATGATGTGCTTGCTGAAGTTTATGGTTATGATAATGCCCGTCGCGTAATATTGCTTGGGTTTTTCATGAATCTGATTGCTGTCATCTGTTATAATGTTACAATTTGGCTTCCGGCACCGGCATTTTTTGAAAATTCACAGGCTTTCAGCATTGTTTTAGGGTCAACATTTAGATTATTGATTGCCAGCTTCGCAGCATACCTGGTCGGATCCATCGTCAATGCAAAGACAATGGTTTATCTTAAAAAATGGGATGATGACAAGCTATTTTTCAGATGCATCGTATCAACATTATTCGGCGAAGGTTTGGATGCAATTATATTTATCATAATCGGATTTGTTGGAACAATGCCTTTGGAGGCATTGGTGATGATGATTGTAGTTCAAGCATTGTTCAAGACAATATATGAGATTATTGTTTATCCTATTACAAGAATAGTAATCACCAATGTTAAAAAATTGCCTGAGATTTAA
- a CDS encoding 3'-5' exonuclease — MKVIFFDTETSGLNCRDCEIIELAMLTVEDGVITECYDEFVNIGKAIHPRITQITSITNDMLKNEGLDEKRVAEDIADRLTPGTLMIAHNCQFDLSFVFSLLQRHFPDDAFDIVKNVYWLDTLTVLKDRKKYPHKLIDAVEYYGVEPVNFHRAIGDTKALRNVTIALRNERDDLVEYINIFGFNPKYGVEGVRFPFIEYKKQYFNNRIVNPSDILPRK; from the coding sequence ATGAAAGTGATATTTTTTGATACTGAAACTTCCGGATTGAACTGTAGGGACTGTGAAATCATTGAACTTGCCATGCTTACGGTTGAAGACGGCGTTATAACTGAATGTTATGATGAGTTTGTAAATATCGGAAAGGCAATTCATCCAAGAATCACCCAAATCACCAGCATTACAAACGACATGTTGAAAAATGAGGGATTGGATGAAAAAAGGGTTGCAGAGGATATTGCAGACAGATTAACTCCAGGAACATTGATGATTGCTCATAACTGTCAATTCGATTTGTCATTTGTCTTCAGTCTGCTGCAAAGACATTTTCCCGATGACGCTTTTGACATTGTAAAAAATGTTTATTGGCTGGATACATTGACTGTACTTAAAGACAGAAAGAAGTATCCTCATAAGCTAATAGATGCTGTAGAATATTACGGTGTTGAACCAGTTAATTTTCACAGGGCTATTGGCGATACAAAAGCACTGCGCAATGTGACAATAGCCTTAAGGAATGAACGTGATGATCTGGTTGAATATATTAATATATTTGGTTTTAACCCCAAATATGGTGTTGAAGGGGTAAGATTCCCATTTATAGAGTATAAAAAACAGTATTTTAATAATAGGATAGTCAATCCGAGTGATATTCTTCCAAGAAAGTAA